Genomic DNA from Hordeum vulgare subsp. vulgare chromosome 2H, MorexV3_pseudomolecules_assembly, whole genome shotgun sequence:
tatataactcaacaatactatatCATCATCAAACGTTAAGCGCACAGAtcttgcgggttcaagaactatgtagaaatgaccgagacacctctatggtcaagaaccaatagcgggacatgggtgcccatattggttcctacgtaTTACacgaatatctttatcggtcgaaccacgatgccaaggattcaatcaatcctgtatgcagttCCCCTTGTctagcggtatgttacttgcccaagatttgatcgtctgtatctccatacctagctcaatctcgttaccgacaagtctctttaatctttacgtaatacaagatcccatgaccaactccttagtcacattgcttgcaagcttcttgtgatgttgtattaatgattgggcccagagatacgtttccgtctcgatccatgccaatccaaaatacacccttggagatacctgtagagcatctttatgatcacctagttatgttgtgatgtttgatacacataaggcattccttcggtgtcagggagttgcatgatctcatggtcttaggaacatatacttgacatgtaaaaagcaatagcaataaacttaatgatatgatcaaatgctatgcttacggtttggtcttgtccatgacatcattgtcctaatggtgtgatcctgTTATAAAATGAtagctcatgtctatggttaggaaaccttaaccatctttgatcgatCAACgacctagtctagtagaggctctctAGGGagattgtgttgtctatgtatccacacatgtatctgagtttccaatcaatacaattatagcatggataataaacgattatcatgaacaaggaaatatgataataagacCAATTTATttggcctctagggcatatttccaacatttcaaTGCTGACAAAAGCCAACGCAGTTATGCAGATTAGTTATTCCACTTATTAGAAGTTATTTCCCAACTAATTTCTATTTTTATCCACTACAGGGCTATATTACTTACCTGGCATATGTCTGGGCTAACAACAACATCACACGGGAAAACCTTGGAATCAAGGAGGTTAGATTACTATCTCCGCCCGAGAAGACACCTCTTGCTATTGGTATCTGATGTTTAACACTCTACTTTTGTATCACTATGCTCCAACACCTTAGGGGAGCATGGGCGAATGGGTGAGGTGCCATGAAAAAGATCTACCTTACACCAATGACATTGAGAGCAGTATAAAGTACCATCGCAATATTACGTCAAAAGGTTACCGTGCCTTGGTGTATAGGTAATTACTATTACATAAAAACAAATTTACATAGCTTACAACAATTATCATGTGGTTGTTGGTCTGTATTTTAACTATGTTTGAATGTATAACAGCGGAACAAAAGGGGATCTCTCGTAAATCAGCAACTATAGAGTTGATGAATACTATCTCCACTCCAAAATAAAGTGCATATGGATTCTTTTTAAGACAAAGTTTATTAAGGTTTATCAACTTTATAGACAAATATCAATATTATACTAACAAATAAGTATAATATAAAAGTATGTTTCACAATGTTTTTAATGATAATTATTTGGTATTGTAGACGTGTATTCCATCTCTCTCTAAATTTTGTCAAGTTTTATAAACCTGGACTTTTGAACATACAAACTGTAttttgaaatggagggagtatagaaTTTCCAACCGCTCACCTCTCTTTCTTGTACAGTGGAGACCACGATGCTGTTGTACCATTTTTAGGTACGCAGTCTTGGATAAAATCACTCAACTTCCCCATTATGGATGAATGGAGGGCATGGCATCTCGACGGACAATCCGCTGGGTCAGAGTTTATATTCAAAAACCGTTGATAAATTGGTTTCTTCATTGTTAGTACCTATATTATCCACGTATAGAAAATGCATTGGATACTTCCACTTacaatatgaaatgcaacaaatatgCAGATTCACAATAGCATATACAAATAACATGACGTTCGCCACCGTAAAGGTAACAAAATATCTACCTCTGCCTTCACCTAGGACACCCTCTTGGAATTATGGAATGTACTCGTCTCTTAATGAGATTCAGGCTTATCACGGGCTAATTTAATTTGGACGGTTCTCATACATTAGGCTGGttataatgggagtatcatatactatagtatatatatatatgatagtaatgtatgatactacatccgtaatgcatagtatcatatgttaataTCATATGATAGATTATTTATTGCCatacataacacatagtagcatatgatacggtatcatagtatgatactcaaccatctctttctttatttaattctatgccacttcATCAAAATTGCTTAATTGACATGTATGATACTAGCTATGGTACTATCATCAGGACCAGCCTTAGGATTACATAATGAACTCCTGACAAATAATGCTTAATTTAACTACAGGGTGGTGGACACACTGCACCATCGTACCAACCAGAGAGATGCCTCGCTATGCTTAGGCGTTGGATTTCCGATGAGCCACTCTGATTAATGTTTGTGTGTTGTATATCATGATGTTGGATAGGATGAATCGTGCGATGATATATGAGTACGTTCTAGGTGACTAGGTGTTACTTTGTATATACCACGTGGTAAACTATGAATGCAAGATTTGTTCCACACGTGTTTCCACAAAATAAAAAGAAGTTTGATACGTGTGGGGTAGTATATGCGACAATGTTGCTTTTGTTGATTCCCAACAAGGCCATATATTTGGCATCAAACCAACTATCCTCCTACCATTTTTTTGGTTATTTGTCAGAGAAGTAACAAAGCTATATATTTGTAGAGTacactactcacaattatcacagATAAGCAGTGCCAAAATAAGCAAGATATATACTGGAAAGTAACCAAAAAAGGAAACCAAGCTATGTATTTAATTCATGCGACTTGATTAATTCCAGAAGAAACTGGCGCCAATGACGTGTTCATGGACGCTTGAATCTCTTCAAGAGTCCTTCCTTTAGTCTCTGGCACCAGCTGGTCCACAAATACAATGGTCAACCCGCAAATGCTTGCGAACATGAAAAATGTCCCTGAAATTAACCCATCGATATAAACATCAGCGGAGCTTATGATCAACCAGAACCGTTGGGCACCCAATATGCATTTCAATGATGCTAGAGTTCACCATGCCTATTTGTCTGATCAGAAGGTCAATTTCCTATGCTGCAAATATATTTACCGTAGGAGCTCCACAGCAGGAGGAAGTTGAAGGCGTATGAGACGATCCACGAGCCGAGCCAGCTCACCAAGGTCACCAGGCTTCCTGCTGACCCTTTCATGTGTATGGGAAAGATCTGCATGTCCAGAGACAGTGTGTTCAAATTCATCGATACCGTCGATGTAATGATATTCCGCTGGCTCTGATTTCTTAATTCTTTTTCGACAGTGATACTTCTTCTTAGCCTTGTAACATTGATGGTAGAAAAGGTACCTCTGACATTATAACCCATGGAATTCCTCCCATACCCAGTGAGAAAGATCCAGTGAAGACCTGGTTTCCAAAGCATCAGAGATGTTTAGTATGACTACACATCTGGCATCACTGCAGAAAAATAATAATTCTAACTAAGATGAATTATGTACCAGAATCCCTGCCAAAGCCAACACCACGTTGAGGTCCTTCGCCCAATGATGCTCCTGTTCCAGAAAGAGTAAGGCTAGTAGCGCACCTGTCACCTTCTTATGAGGATGGTGTCAGTTTCAGTAAATTCAAACCTTGGACAGGAATGACAGGCCAACTAGTAGGCAACCCAGGCATGTCCCGGCTGCAGAGACCTGGAGTATTGCAGCATGCAAATTATTGTCTTAGAATCCATTACTAAGTGCATAATTTTTCTACTATAAAAAAACCTGTGTATTTATTTTTTTACCATTAGAAGTGGCCTCCTTCCAGCCTTGTCCATCAGAAGCACCCCAAGTGCCGTCATCGGAATCTACAAAGAACACCATAAAATCAGTGAGTACTGAGAATCACAAAAAATTGCATAAGAGCCATGATTAAATACCTGAACCGCGACCATAGCGAGCATTCCTGTGTTCCCTGACGAGAAACCTGATCCATGTCATGGATAGTTAGTACCCAAAAGTAACACATGGTAAAAAATATGTCCAGTAACTACAAGTAGGAAGCATGAGAAAGTTAAGGCATCAGGTTGCTATCATTACCAGCCGAGACAAATATCTCACTGGCGTAGAAGCAGATTGCGTTCACTCCACCAAACTGTTGAAGGACCATTAGCCCAACTCCAACCTAAATGAAACTTGATATGTTACAAAATTACACTCCTTTCTAGCAATAAATACATAACTAAAATACCTACGGTTACAGCATGAATATAATCCTTCTGAAATAAGTCCAACATCTTTGACTGTGGCAGGTGCTGAAGCTGTTCTGTGAAATCCTGAACATATATAATAAGCTGAACATTTTAGCAATGCATGACTAAGTTGGTATTCCATTAAAAGTTTAAAACTCTCAAGTGCTGAACAGTTGATACTTTGATATCTGTTGCCTCTTCGGAGATGTCTGTTTCTTTTCCCCTTAGCTTCTGTAATGCTTCCTCAAGTGCACCTGGTTGTCCGACGTTAGCCTGAAATGCATGGGTTTTCTATCAAAGAAGGGAAAAATCGTGTAGGCTCCATCTAATTAATACAGGTCTTAGAGCAGCTATGATAATACAAGAAGATGATTTCACATTTATGCCATTTtttctgcacacatcaaaattagGTCTCAAACTGAATATTTATAGACACTGTTAAGGAATCTGCTCCCTTGCATATGAACTTGACAGAATGTTAAGAAATGATCATGTTAAGTTTGTCAATGCCATATAGCACTACTATATATTTGTTTTTTTTCTCTCGAACACACATAAAAATGTGTGTCTTTTGTATTATAAGAAGACACCAAGATGAGACGGCACGGTCTTATAGGAAAAACAGCGAAAGAAAACAAAGCCAAGGGCAAAAAACTGAAAACTTTATGCCTACAACCAGAAAACATAGCTAACCCAAAAAACAGAGCAAACAGgaaaaaaaaaacagag
This window encodes:
- the LOC123424458 gene encoding sugar transporter ERD6-like 5, producing MSTEWEGVEAKKPLLVAGNNRASIWVVVASTAVAVAGSFVFGISVGYSSPSQEGIMRDLHLSLAEYSVFGSILTIGAMLGAILSGTIADQVGRRSAMAISDVFCVLGYLLIVFSKNSVWLDLGRLSIGCGIGLLSYVVPVYISEITPKNLRGRFAAVNQLMICCGASLAYALGTCITWRTLAIVGVTPCLLQLVGLLVIPESPRWLANVGQPGALEEALQKLRGKETDISEEATDIKDFTEQLQHLPQSKMLDLFQKDYIHAVTVGVGLMVLQQFGGVNAICFYASEIFVSAGFSSGNTGMLAMVAVQIPMTALGVLLMDKAGRRPLLMVSAAGTCLGCLLVGLSFLSKEHHWAKDLNVVLALAGILVFTGSFSLGMGGIPWVIMSEIFPIHMKGSAGSLVTLVSWLGSWIVSYAFNFLLLWSSYGTFFMFASICGLTIVFVDQLVPETKGRTLEEIQASMNTSLAPVSSGINQVA